CGAGATATATAAACCTCGAGGGGGTAGGCTCTTGCTCCTCATTCTCACGACCACCCCCACTGTCGCCTCCCTCGACAGTACTCACGACCCTTGACGTGCCACACCTAACTTTGTCGCTCACTTACTCATTCTTCTACCCCAACTTCACCTGATTGTATTTCTGATCGGGAACCATGCGTAACTCTGCGTCGCTTGCGGTTCTCATTACCCTGATGGCTGTCGGGGGGACTATTGCTGCTCCCATCGAGGTCCACCCCGGATCTGGCCACGCGCCTATTCCTGACGGCCATCAAGTTAACCATACTGTTATTCCTGTCTCGGGCCCCAAGGTAaatttgcatatatgctgcaCTCGCGTCGCTCAGACTCACTGACATTGACTTAGATCTCAAACCGCGACATGAATCCCGCTATTAACACCTACGGCTCCAAGCTGGCTTCGGTCGGGGAAGTCAAGGCTGTAACTGGCGAACTCAAGTGTGTTATCTTCGCTATGAGTGGCTGATCTACCCTAACCCTGTCTTTTCCTATAGTGCCAAGGTAGAAGACGCAAGCGGGGTCATACAAGACAATATCCATGTTCCCGACACCAGTGCCCACGTCGACATCGACTTGAGCAAGGGAAGCGACAAGAGTGGGCCTCAACAGCAGCCCCAGCCTCAGTCCGAGCCGCATTCTGAATCGCAACCTCAACCCGAATCTCAACCACAGCCTGAGCAGCAAAGCGAGCCCGAGCACGAACCCAAGCCCCAGTCGGAACCGTCTCCCGAGTCAGGAAACCCAGGCAAACTTCCTGAGCAACCCCAGGGTAATGCGGGTGACTGCCTTGATATTAACGAGTAACTATAATGTTATTCCTAACGCAAGAGCTCTACTGATGTGCAACACTAGGGTTCGTGAAGGGTTCCAGGCTAATGCCTGTGCGACGATTGAtctcaaggctgggaaagAGTGCCTTGATGGAATGCACAAGGTTACTGACAAGGCTGGAGATGACGTTAAAGCGAAAGCGAACATGGTTCTTGGCGGGACGCACCAGGTCCACGATAGACCTACAAATACCGTTCACGACGTCGAGAAGGGAGCTCAGGTCGCTGGGAAGGTAGATGTAGATGTCGATACTGATGCCATGAAGGCTCCCGGCGCGCCCCACAGGTCTGTATGTTCATTCTAAAGATGACACGAACTTACGTCTCATTTGTAGACCTGCCCTTGCTGTCGCGGAGAGTATTGAGGGTACCAATCCTAATTAAGGTATTCAACTCATTGCTGAGGCTTCAATCAATTTCTAACCAGATGATAAAGACAGCATAATTATTTCCAGTGTTGTTTGCATACTCGCTTATGGGGCAGGTTTGCTTGGTTTTATCGGATTTGAGATGTCATTAGGAATACAAATGTCATTCATTGAGTTGATCGTACGTCGCTGGTGTGCCAGAACTATATGAGATTATCAAATCCTAGTTGTACATGGGGCGAGGCGATAGCCAGCAATCGGGCGAGGATACTATGTTTACCGATCCTCAACTTCATTTAAAATGCGAAGAATGCTGATAAACAGGTTGATGAAATCGAGATATAAGGAAACAGCCCCCATAATGAATTCATCTGGACTGAGTTTCTTGGTAATGAGGTATGTCTAACGAGGCGGGGTCAGGCAAATATCAGGCAGAGTTCCAGAAACACTTGCATCGAAGACAATGTAACCGCTGAAAATAAGGCAGCCCCCGGCGGCGTAGATGAGGTCCATTGTGTGGCTAAATGGAACAAACATCCCAACGAAACCAGTCATGACTGGATAATGATTGAGTAGACTATCGAAACGGAATATCTAGATACTTACCGAGAACCAAAAGGCCCCCAAACAGGAATGGGCCCATTCCAGAGAAGTCGTATTTGCTCTGGAGTGTGAAAAGAGTGAGACCAAGGAACACGCCAAGGGTAATTAACCTGAAAAAACGGTAGTTGAGATAATGTTGTCGTGGCACCGAATATAGCTTACATTGCTTGGAGAACGATCGTCGACTCATAGTATGATACGATAAGGCCAAGACTGAGTGATTCCAGGACTGTGAAGCTCGTGAGGAGAATATAGTTTGTGGGATAAGATAGACGCTTCCACCACAACAGGCCGAGGTTGATGAGCGAACCAAACAACGGGACGAAAACCGCCCATTGACTAGGAAACTCGTTAGTCATTCCTTAAATATAAATAAGTAACCTACTGTGTTTGAACCCAGGCAATGGCGCTATCACTCGAGGCGAGCTTGGTGACAACACAAGTACCGAGCTGGGGGCCGGTTAGATACGATTGACGTTGATATGAGGTAATGAACTCACTATTTGAGCGAAAAGGATAGAATACACCTACAACCAAATAAAATCAGATGCTGAGCGTTCCGCAGTAATAGCCACTTGCCTTTCGCACAAATGCCCGACGGATTTCGGGTGCGGACTCGGAGACAGTCACTCCGTACCTTGAACGATATCAGTGATGTGTCTGGTGGGACCACAGGTTACGCACTTGAAGTCATCAGGAAGATCATTGTCGTCACCAAAGGCATCTACGCCACGAGAGGACTGACCGCGGGTTTCGCCCAGTAATGGTTCGGATGCCTGAGCAGACCCATACTGATTATATTTCTGAGGCGATTGGGGAACAGGTTGATAGCTTGGAGGAGCTTGAGGATAGTTCGACATGGTGGTTGATGTGAGGATGACGGAGGCACTGAGCGACTATTCTGGCCAACCTCACGTGGCCATTTGCAAATTTACTCCGCATTGATTTGCAGGAATATCGTTGGGTAAGATACACTATGTATCACAAAATAAAAATGGTTTGGCACATATTTAAATCAAAATAACTAGGTTTACAAGCATTGCAAAGATTAATAATAGCTCGTTTTTAAGTGGAAAAAAGGAATGCCCTCACCCTGGATCGAACAGAGGACCTCATCATTCTATTACGTAATCATTAACTAACTGAATACTAGTGATGCGCTCTACCACTGAGCTATAAGGGCTTGTGAGAATACCAATTGCATCAAATATTGTGTTTAGAAAGCGCAAAGTACGTAACATCCGTGAATTACTTGCCAGAAGTCACAAATGTGGCTCAATACTGGGTCTAAGTAATGAAAGTTGTAGCTTTTGGTAATTGGTTTACAGAGTTCACATACTCTATGCCAGCACGCGTGGCTTTTTGTGCTCAACAGCTTGCCAATCCGATATGTCCTCAAAGGTGATTCCAACATGTGTGCACTCGGAGACCTTTGGTGTTTTTTTACTCAACAGAACATTCTTAACCCAAGACCAGGTTTTATTTACTGAACTCGACTTAAAACCCTCATTGTCCCAATACATCCGCCAGATTGTGTCGTCATGACGTGAAATATAAACAGAAACAAAGATACATGAGATAAACATAGCGACATAATCAAGACCAAGTAAATGCTAAAATGTTTCAGTCATTGGCACATGCGTCCGCGAATCCGTCGACTGCAGCAGCCTCCTTTTCTCGCTCTGCTGCCCGTTTGACTCGCTCGACGTCTCGCATGGAACGTTTGAGCTCACGGTCCCAGAGAGACatagcttcctcctccttaACTCCCGCGGTACCTCCAGCTCCCGCATTACCAAGTCCGCGAAGAATGTCTTCCTCTCTGATCCCTTCAGCTAAGCCGACAAGCGGTTCGTTGGAAATGGCGGTAGCCTTCCGTCTGCTGGGCGTTGCTTGGCCTACATTCCCTACAATCTTGACAGGCCTCCAGTTTCGAGCACTCCGAGCAAATCCTGAAACTCGCTTCTCGACACTGGTGCAAACGCACCATCCGACGTAAGAATGGCCGTGTAAGCGGCGTGGAGAGCCGATGCCTCATAAAGCTCTGATTCACCTGCTCGAGATCGCTTACTTGGTGATGTTTGTTGCGATCCACGGCTAGTACGACTTGGCGTCCGAGGGGGAGCTTTACTGGGCGTGCGGGTCAGATTGTTGACTGACTTAACCGGAAGTATTACAAGTCCTGCGGCAGCGCGGCGCCGAGCGACAAGAATCGAAATCATCACGAGTCGGGCCTGCATTCCTAACCCACGCGCTGTGCCGACGGCCTGCCCTCCGGCAAGCCCGTCTCGTCCACGCAGTGCATCCAAGGCATGTTTCATGGTAGCTACTCCTGGGTTCCCAGCAGGGTTCGGAATAGCAGTAGTGGTTGGAACTTTGGATGGTGTTGATGGAGCAAACGGATTGACCTCTCGCTCCGCTAGCTCAATAGTCCTCCTGACTGCATCCAATGCGGCCCGAAGGTCACCCGTTTGGGTGGAAAGCTTCTTCGAGAGGAAAGTGAGAGCTGTGGGAGCAATAACCAATGATGCGCCAGTTACACGAGCTGTCGCCGATGCATCTCCACTCGAAGCCGGCTCCAGAGTCGAAAGTCGCCCTTGGACAATCTTGACAATGTCTTCGGCCACGTACGGAGAAACATCGAGAGTGAGAAAATCATTTGCTGCTGTCGTTGTTGTTTGAGAGTCGGTGGCACCGAGGGTCAAGGTATTGGATATTCCGATAATACGCAGGCAGGTAGGGATGATCTGAGCCAAATCGAATATGGACGACAAAGCTGAGGGAGTTCGAAGCACAAAATCCAATTCGTCAAGGACAACCACACTGAAAGGAATGTAAGTGCACCATATCACGTTTAAAATCAGCTACTTACCATTTAATACTCTGACTCAATAATTCACTTTCAAACTTCTTCTTTTCCGAACCAGCACTACCCTTTCCTTTGGGAAGCGGGAATCCGCCCTCCTCGAGAACTCGAGCCCAAACCGAGTTTTCCTCCTTAAGTCCGGTACAATTAACGTATATTCCTTTGACTTGGTCTTTTGCAACTGTGCGCAAAACCTCACTAACAAGTGCGGTTTTACCAGTACCAGGAGCTCCAGAAATGTAAGCCGCCAATTTGTCAGTTGGTTCCTGCGGCTTTCCGGTAAGGAATGGGGTAAGAAAATTCGTCAGGATAGCCCTTTCTTTGTCTCGGCCGATGACTTCCCCAACGCCAGGGCGAAGCAGGGCTCGGGCCCGTGCATGGAGGCTTAGAACAGTAACGGGGGGAGTAGCGGGAGGAGTTAGTTGTAGGCGAGAAACCAGGGATGGGAGTCTGGGAGCAGAAGTAGGGTCAGGTAACTGTTTGACAGGTGACTTGTTGGGAGTCTTGGTTTCTTTAGGTGGTGTCTTAACAGGAGAAGGAAGTCGGACGGAGCGTTTGGCTGGATAGCTATGTCATGAGTCCTGAAGGCTGAAAACAGATGATCATACTTACCAGATTTTTGTGAAGTTACAGCGCTTCCTTGATCACTAGCTTCATCGTCCTCGGGATCTTCGGCAATATCCACTTCCTTGCGAGCGCGAGCACGAGCACGAGCTCTAGATTCGGACAGTTTAGATGTAGATGGTGGTTGGTTTTCTTTTCCAGCTACAACAGGACTAGAGGCGATTCGAGTGCGTTTGTGCGCAGGAGAGGCCATGACTGGATCTGGCTTCCGTGCCGAGGTCTTTGATTGTGGTGTAGGTGACGAGGCGCGAGGAGTACGAGGGGGCCTAGCTCTTTTTCCTAGGTTGGACGACATGTTTATTTGTGCGAAATAATGTTGCTGTTAATGCTATGTAGTGTATAGTGTGAGCCTGAAGTCAAGTACAATGAGAATGTGTGTTGCCAAGCGCTCGTCTGCGAGGACAGCGAAGACTGATGTGAAGTTGATCAAAACCGCCCCTGATACTACGTTACGCGCCTATGCCACGTGATCGTGAGGCGTGTTTCATTTGGATTGAAGCCACATTGTAAATTAAttacatgcatacatccattAAGAGTGGGACCACCTGGCCTCACGCTTCTCAGCAAAAGCCAACATCCCTAGGAGCAATGGTCAACATACTGAAGAGCTATAACTCAGGAGTATCAAAGAAACTATCATGCAATACTATGAGTCACGCCGGCGTTCTTTGCGCCATAGAATTGGCTGTGCGACTAAAGCCAATACGCCCCAGGAGAACGGGTTGAGAAGTTGGAATGTGCCACCACTAAAAGCCTCTCGCAGTCCGAGTGCCTCTTTACGTGCAGTAGTAATCGAATCTTTCCACATACCCTCTTTTTGATCCCGCGTAGCGAATAAACTTTGGAAGAGCCGACGTTCAAAGTGCAAACCGTCTTTAAGCGAAAGCTCATATGCTAGAATCAGCATAAAATTAGATAATAGTAACAGGCATCACGCTATGAGTTGGCTTACCCGCATTCACACTTTCTTTGCCAGCTTGTACGGCAACCCTACCAAACCCAGCAATCGTGCTTGCCATCGAGACCGCCTCCTCAACCAGATCGCCTTCAATGATCCTGAGACAAGACCCCATTTTTCCGCTTCCTGGGCCGTAATCATGCGACCAGTGAGTACAAGTTCCATGGCACGCGATTTACCGATAGCATGGGTCAATCGCTGAGTACCCCCAGCCCCTGGAATGACGCCAAGCTTAATCTCAGGTTGGCCAAACCGGGCCGTCGGGGAGGCAAGGATAATATCGCACATCATTGCGAGTTCACATCCACCACCAAGCTAAGTTTCGAtcagttagattacatataAGCACTGAAACGGGGCGTGCGCTCACCGCAAATCCACTAACTGCTGCGATCACTGGTTTAGGAAACGAGGTGATCCTTGTCCAGTCTCCAAGAAAATTGGTTTTGTATACATCCGTGACTGGAGACGTTGCTTAATCTGAATAAGCTTCCAAGATAACACTGGCAACCACATTGTTTGTCCTTCATTTCTTTGATATCCGCACCGGCTGTAATGAAAAATGTAAGGTCTAATTCAATGTACCAGGGATTCCTTATTACCTGCGAAGGCCTTTTCGCTGCCCGTCACGACCAATGCTCCAACTTCTTCATCTTTCTCGACTTGATCTAAGACCTCGTTGATCTCTTCAAACAATGGAGTGCTAAGTGCGTTCAGAGCTTTCGGGCGGTTGAGTGTCAGTAGAGTCACGTTAGGCTTTGGTCGAGAAACCAAAATGTTTTGATATTCTCTGGATAGTGGGCGAGCAGATGCGAATCCGCGGCAGGAGATCCCCATAGCCCTGCTTGACGATTTAGCAACCCGAGATAAGAACATCTTTTGCTTTTCCGTAGGCTATGGGGCAGTCGCTAGAAACGTGGAATGCCTGAATAGCACTTTCCTCGAGCACGGGATCCAATGATCCGAACCGCACCGGAAGCTAGCGCCCGGCGGTTGGGTATGCTTGCATGTGAAGTTCCAAGGCTTGGGGCTTGGCCATTAGAATGACGCGCCTGGGCGATAAGCACAATATGTCACAATAATGCCCGTATACTGTGGCTTGAGTGTGTCTGAATACCCCGAAGTTGTCCCCTTTCCACAACAGCCAAGCCATAGTACCACATTTGTAGTACCACAAGATTGGCTCATCCCTGTAGATGCTCGCCTATTAAAAATTGTACTTGGCAAACTCAAACCGGTGTATTTCCGAACTTGCCAGCTGGCCATGGTATGTCTTCGGCATGCCAGTATGCGATTGAGTTTGGAAAGTCTCGCGGCAGATCTTAACGAACAACAAAAGGTGACGTGTATCCTCGCGCTACTGTGTAGAGCTAGGGCTCTAGAGAGATCACCCACAAGCTGCCAAATCCCGGGTGATTTTGCCAACGTTAAATCGGCCGCCCACCTAAGCAGCTTACAACACAACCATGTGAGTGTTATCTAAGCCCAGGAACAGATATCGTATGAGAAGGGACCGACAATCATCTCACTTTAAGTAATGTGTAAGAT
The window above is part of the Rhizoctonia solani chromosome 7, complete sequence genome. Proteins encoded here:
- a CDS encoding enoyl-CoA hydratase/isomerase family protein, with the translated sequence MFLSRVAKSSSRAMGISCRGFASARPLSREYQNILVSRPKPNVTLLTLNRPKALNALSTPLFEEINEVLDQVEKDEEVGALVVTGSEKAFAAGADIKEMKDKQCVTDVYKTNFLGDWTRITSFPKPVIAAVSGFALGGGCELAMMCDIILASPTARFGQPEIKLGVIPGAGGTQRLTHAIGSGKMGSCLRIIEGDLVEEAVSMASTIAGFGRVAVQAGKESVNAAYELSLKDGLHFERRLFQSLFATRDQKEGMWKDSITTARKEALGLREAFSGGTFQLLNPFSWGVLALVAQPILWRKERRRDS
- a CDS encoding AAA domain protein, translating into MSSNLGKRARPPRTPRASSPTPQSKTSARKPDPVMASPAHKRTRIASSPVVAGKENQPPSTSKLSESRARARARARKEVDIAEDPEDDEASDQGSAVTSQKSAKRSVRLPSPVKTPPKETKTPNKSPVKQLPDPTSAPRLPSLVSRLQLTPPATPPVTVLSLHARARALLRPGVGEVIGRDKERAILTNFLTPFLTGKPQEPTDKLAAYISGAPGTGKTALVSEVLRTVAKDQVKGIYVNCTGLKEENSVWARVLEEGGFPLPKGKGSAGSEKKKFESELLSQSIKCVVVLDELDFVLRTPSALSSIFDLAQIIPTCLRIIGISNTLTLGATDSQTTTTAANDFLTLDVSPYVAEDIVKIVQGRLSTLEPASSGDASATARVTGASLVIAPTALTFLSKKLSTQTGDLRAALDAVRRTIELAEREVNPFAPSTPSKVPTTTAIPNPAGNPGVATMKHALDALRGRDGLAGGQAVGTARGLGMQARLVMISILVARRRAAAGLVILPVKSVNNLTRTPSKAPPRTPSRTSRGSQQTSPSKRSRAGESELYEASALHAAYTAILTSDGFARSARNWRPVKIVGNVGQATPSRRKATAISNEPLVGLAEGIREEDILRGLGNAGAGGTAGVKEEEAMSLWDRELKRSMRDVERVKRAAEREKEAAAVDGFADACAND
- a CDS encoding inhibitor of apoptosis-promoting Bax1 protein, producing MSNYPQAPPSYQPVPQSPQKYNQYGSAQASEPLLGETRGQSSRGVDAFGDDNDLPDDFKYGVTVSESAPEIRRAFVYSILFAQILGTCVVTKLASSDSAIAWVQTHQWAVFVPLFGSLINLGLLWWKRLSYPTNYILLTSFTVLESLSLGLIVSYYESTIVLQAMLITLGVFLGLTLFTLQSKYDFSGMGPFLFGGLLVLVMTGFVGMFVPFSHTMDLIYAAGGCLIFSGYIVFDASVSGTLPDICLTPPR